Proteins encoded together in one Vigna angularis cultivar LongXiaoDou No.4 chromosome 5, ASM1680809v1, whole genome shotgun sequence window:
- the LOC108340754 gene encoding uncharacterized protein LOC108340754, with the protein MEDTPTPSTALAYLNPSYWDERFSKEEEYEWFKDYSHFCHLIQPHLTPHSTVLELGCGNSQMCEQLHKDGTTNITCIDLSHVAVQNMQKRLLSRGFKDIKVLQADMLELPFGDECFDLVIEKGTMDVLFVDSGDPWNPKPETLSKVMATLKGVHRVLKAGGTFISVTFGQPHFRRPIFNAPDFTWSIEWTTFGETFHYFVYILKKGQRSSYDDVPPTKGFEAPSINLLHEELESEDFAFRINVEELNY; encoded by the exons ATGGAAGATACGCCAACACCTTCAACTGCATTGGCCTACCTTAATCCTTCCTACTG GGATGAGAGATTCTCGAAGGAGGAAGAATACGAGTGGTTCAAGGATTACTCCCATTTTTGCCACTTGATTCAACCCCATCTCACGCCCCATTCCACT GTCCTGGAGCTTGGATGTGGAAACTCACAAATGTGTGAACAATTGCATAAGGATGGCACGACCAACATAACTTGCATTGATCTTTCACATGTTGCGGTTCAAAACATGCAAAAGAGGTTACTCTCCCGGGGATTCAAAG ACATAAAAGTGCTGCAAGCTGATATGCTAGAGCTACCTTTTGGGGATGAGTGTTTTGATTTGGTTATTGAGAAAGGAACTATG GATGTATTGTTCGTGGACAGTGGTGACCCATGGAATCCAAAGCCTGAAACTTTATCCAAGGTCATGGCCACTTTGAAAGGTGTTCACAGGGTTTTGAAAGCTGGTGGCACATTTATTTCAGTAACTTTTGGCCAG CCACATTTCAGGCGCCCTATATTTAACGCACCAGATTTCACCTGGTCTATTGAGTGGACTACTTTTGGTGAAACCTTTCACTATTTTGTCTACATTCTTAAGAAG GGACAGAGATCGTCATATGATGATGTGCCACCTACAAAGGGGTTTGAAGCGCCGTCTATTAATCTACTTCATGAAGAATTAGAAAGTGAAGATTTTGCTTTCCGAATCAATGTTGAAGAGTTGAACTATTAG
- the LOC108340602 gene encoding probable E3 ubiquitin-protein ligase ARI2 isoform X1 produces MEMEDYASSDEDYHYDSDQDDSVEAYENDEDYALLSSKGPTTKVITKESLLVAQREDLRRVMEMLSVREQHARTLLIYHRWDVEKLFAVYVDKGKAFLFGEAGVTVDEHPDSDSSVPSTVMCYICMEDVARVETTRMDCGHCFCNSCWIEHFIVKINEGQSKRIRCMQHKCNSICDEAVVRTLLSRKHPDMAEKYERFLLESYIEDNKRVKWCPSTPHCGNAIRVEDDELCEVECSCGLQFCFRCLSEAHSPCSCLMWELWAKKCRDESETVNWITVHTKPCPKCHKPVEKNGGCNLVSCICGQAFCWLCGGATGREHTWSSIAGHSCGRYKEQEKTAERAKRDLYRYMHYHNRYKAHTDSFKIESKLKETIQGKIAISEEKDSTLRDYSWVNNGLSRLFRSRRVLSYSYAFAFYMFGDELFKEEMTEAQREIKQNLFEDQQQQLEANVEKLSKILEEPFETFSDDKVVEIRMQILNLSTIIDKLCQKMYECIENDLLGSLHLGIHSIAPYKSKGIERASELSVCWNNKVNTGVTAELDRPSGSGSSDDNGCSSRKRARKDGVGGGFFDLNLPAEFVDRN; encoded by the exons atggagatggaagatTACGCGAGCAGTGATGAGGATTACCATTACGACTCCGATCAAGATGACTCCGTCGAGGCCTACGAAAACGACGAGGATTACGCGTTGCTCTCTTCCAAGGGTCCCACAACCAAG GTGATTACTAAGGAATCACTTTTGGTTGCACAG AGGGAGGATTTGCGCAGAGTAATGGAGATGCTATCGGTAAGAGAGCAACACGCTCGTACACTGCTAATTTATCATCGTTGGGATGTGGAGAAGTTGTTTGCAGTATATGTAGACAAGGGGAAAGCATTTCTCTTTGGTGAGGCTGGTGTTACTGTGGATGAACATCCCGACTCTGACTCATCCGTTCCTTCTACAGTAATGTGCTACATCTGCATGGAGGATGTTGCTAGGGTCGAAACAACAAGAATGGATTGTGGTCATTGCTTTTGCAACTCCT GTTGGATTGAgcattttattgttaaaataaatgagGGTCAAAGTAAACGTATTAGATGCATGCAACACAAGTGCAATTCCATATGTGATGAAGCTGTGGTTAGAACGCTACTCAGTAGAAAGCACCCTGATATGGCAGAGAAATATGAACGCtttcttcttgaatcttacaTTGAAGACAATAAAAGAGTTAAATGGTGTCCCAGTACACCTCATTGTGGGAATGCAATACGGGTTGAGGATGATGAATTGTGTGAGGTAGAATGTTCATGTGGTTTACAGTTTTGTTTTAGGTGCTTGTCAGAAGCACACTCACCTTGTTCATGCCTGATGTGGGAGCTTTGGGCTAAGAAGTGTCGAGATGAGTCAGAAACTGTTAATTGGATAACCGTTCATACAAAACCATGCCCAAAGTGTCACAAACCAGTGGAGAAGAATGGTGGTTGTAACTTGGTTAGCTGTATCTGTGGTCAAGCATTTTG TTGGTTGTGCGGTGGAGCTACTGGCCGAGAGCATACTTGGTCAAGTATAGCTGGTCATAGCTGTGGTCGCTACAAAGAGCAAGAAAAAACGGCAGAACGTGCAAAGAGGGATCTATATCGGTATATGCATTATCATAACCGGTATAAAGCTCACACAGACTCCTTTAAGATTGAAAGCAAACTGAAAGAAACTATACAAGGGAAGATTGCCATTTCAGAAGAAAAAGATTCTACACTCAGAGATTATAGCTGGGTAAATAATGGTCTCTCCAGACTTTTCAGATCTAGGAGAGTCCTATCCTATTCATATGCTTTTGCATTTTATATGTTTGGAGATGAGCTTTTTAAGGAAGAAATGACAGAAGCTCAAAGGGAAATAAAACAGAATTTATTTGAAGATCAACAGCAGCAGCTCGAGGCAAATGTTGAAAAGCTCTCTAAAATTTTGGAGGAACCTTTTGAAACCTTTTCAGATGATAAGGTTGTGGAGATAAGAATGCAGATTCTCAACCTCTCAACAATTATTGATAAGCTTTGTCAAAAAAT GTATGAGTGCATCGAGAATGATTTATTGGGTTCTCTCCATCTTGGCATTCATAGTATCGCTCCATACAAGTCAAAGGGCATCGAGAGGGCTTCAGAACTTTCAGTTTGCTGGAACAATAAAGTAAATACTG GTGTAACAGCAGAACTTGATCGGCCTTCGGGATCAGGGAGTTCAGATGATAATGGATGCTCTTCTCGTAAACGTGCTAGAAAAGATGGTGTTGGAGGTGGTTTTTTTGATCTAAACTTGCCAGCAGAGTTTGTAGACAGAAATTGA
- the LOC108340602 gene encoding probable E3 ubiquitin-protein ligase ARI2 isoform X3, which translates to MEMEDYASSDEDYHYDSDQDDSVEAYENDEDYALLSSKGPTTKVITKESLLVAQREDLRRVMEMLSVREQHARTLLIYHRWDVEKLFAVYVDKGKAFLFGEAGVTVDEHPDSDSSVPSTVMCYICMEDVARVETTRMDCGHCFCNSCWIEHFIVKINEGQSKRIRCMQHKCNSICDEAVVRTLLSRKHPDMAEKYERFLLESYIEDNKRVKWCPSTPHCGNAIRVEDDELCEVECSCGLQFCFRCLSEAHSPCSCLMWELWAKKCRDESETVNWITVHTKPCPKCHKPVEKNGGCNLVSCICGQAFCWLCGGATGREHTWSSIAGHSCGRYKEQEKTAERAKRDLYRYMHYHNRYKAHTDSFKIESKLKETIQGKIAISEEKDSTLRDYSWVNNGLSRLFRSRRVLSYSYAFAFYMFGDELFKEEMTEAQREIKQNLFEDQQQQLEANVEKLSKILEEPFETFSDDKVVEIRMQILNLSTIIDKLCQKMYECIENDLLGSLHLGIHSIAPYKSKGIERASELSVCWNNKVNTV; encoded by the exons atggagatggaagatTACGCGAGCAGTGATGAGGATTACCATTACGACTCCGATCAAGATGACTCCGTCGAGGCCTACGAAAACGACGAGGATTACGCGTTGCTCTCTTCCAAGGGTCCCACAACCAAG GTGATTACTAAGGAATCACTTTTGGTTGCACAG AGGGAGGATTTGCGCAGAGTAATGGAGATGCTATCGGTAAGAGAGCAACACGCTCGTACACTGCTAATTTATCATCGTTGGGATGTGGAGAAGTTGTTTGCAGTATATGTAGACAAGGGGAAAGCATTTCTCTTTGGTGAGGCTGGTGTTACTGTGGATGAACATCCCGACTCTGACTCATCCGTTCCTTCTACAGTAATGTGCTACATCTGCATGGAGGATGTTGCTAGGGTCGAAACAACAAGAATGGATTGTGGTCATTGCTTTTGCAACTCCT GTTGGATTGAgcattttattgttaaaataaatgagGGTCAAAGTAAACGTATTAGATGCATGCAACACAAGTGCAATTCCATATGTGATGAAGCTGTGGTTAGAACGCTACTCAGTAGAAAGCACCCTGATATGGCAGAGAAATATGAACGCtttcttcttgaatcttacaTTGAAGACAATAAAAGAGTTAAATGGTGTCCCAGTACACCTCATTGTGGGAATGCAATACGGGTTGAGGATGATGAATTGTGTGAGGTAGAATGTTCATGTGGTTTACAGTTTTGTTTTAGGTGCTTGTCAGAAGCACACTCACCTTGTTCATGCCTGATGTGGGAGCTTTGGGCTAAGAAGTGTCGAGATGAGTCAGAAACTGTTAATTGGATAACCGTTCATACAAAACCATGCCCAAAGTGTCACAAACCAGTGGAGAAGAATGGTGGTTGTAACTTGGTTAGCTGTATCTGTGGTCAAGCATTTTG TTGGTTGTGCGGTGGAGCTACTGGCCGAGAGCATACTTGGTCAAGTATAGCTGGTCATAGCTGTGGTCGCTACAAAGAGCAAGAAAAAACGGCAGAACGTGCAAAGAGGGATCTATATCGGTATATGCATTATCATAACCGGTATAAAGCTCACACAGACTCCTTTAAGATTGAAAGCAAACTGAAAGAAACTATACAAGGGAAGATTGCCATTTCAGAAGAAAAAGATTCTACACTCAGAGATTATAGCTGGGTAAATAATGGTCTCTCCAGACTTTTCAGATCTAGGAGAGTCCTATCCTATTCATATGCTTTTGCATTTTATATGTTTGGAGATGAGCTTTTTAAGGAAGAAATGACAGAAGCTCAAAGGGAAATAAAACAGAATTTATTTGAAGATCAACAGCAGCAGCTCGAGGCAAATGTTGAAAAGCTCTCTAAAATTTTGGAGGAACCTTTTGAAACCTTTTCAGATGATAAGGTTGTGGAGATAAGAATGCAGATTCTCAACCTCTCAACAATTATTGATAAGCTTTGTCAAAAAAT GTATGAGTGCATCGAGAATGATTTATTGGGTTCTCTCCATCTTGGCATTCATAGTATCGCTCCATACAAGTCAAAGGGCATCGAGAGGGCTTCAGAACTTTCAGTTTGCTGGAACAATAAAGTAAATACTG TTTGA
- the LOC108340753 gene encoding protein TIC 62, chloroplastic: protein MEAFSVQSLTLTTIPSSLSQRGATEKPCAHVNLSHFTRYPSSTRSTKHRIRCTRTQASGSTKSSVGTAEGISEKTDSKDDNLVFVAGATGKVGSRTVRELIKLGFRVRAGVRSAQRAGALTKSVQELKLGGSSATGGGQAVEKLEIVECDLEKPDTIGLALGNASTVICTIGASEKEVFDITGPFRIDYQATKNLIDAATVAKVNHFTLVTSLGTNKIGFPAAILNLFWGVLVWKRKAEEALVASGLPYTIVRPGGMERPTDAFKETHNITLSTEDTLFGGLVSNLQIAELLAVIAKNRDLSYCKIVEAIAETTAPLTPMEELLAKIPSQRPYISSPKKPDIPAPSIPEPPANVVTVEPSIATEQEASQPKPVATQPLSPYTAYDDLKPPTSPTPSQPGGEKQAKISETVPKPSVSDTPSSVPGVDGITQATSSPKVEKPLSPYVAYPDLKPPTSPSPNAPVVSVSTSAADGVPQIDTISSNGTPQLSTPDEPKEEHLPEPKSRPLSPYTMYEDLKPPASPSPSFRNS from the exons ATGGAGGCTTTCTCCGTACAGTCCCTCACTCTAACCACCATCCCCTCCTCTCTGTCACAGAGAGGGGCCACTGAGAAACCTTGTGCCCATGTCAACCTTTCCCATTTCACAAGGTACCCTTCTTCCACAAGATCAACAAAACACAGAATTCGTTGCACCAGAACTCAAGCTTCAG GTTCAACTAAATCTAGTGTGGGTACTGCTGAGGGGATATCTGAGAAAACAGACTCCAAAGATGACAACTTGGTATTTGTTGCGGGTGCTACTGGTAAAGTTGGTTCACGGACAGTGAG GGAGCTGATAAAGCTTGGATTTAGAGTCAGAGCTGGAGTGCGGAGTGCTCAGAGGGCGGGTGCATTAACTAAG AGTGTTCAGGAATTGAAGCTTGGTGGTTCAAGTGCAACTGGAGGGGGACAAG CTGTAGAGAAGCTTGAAATTGTAGAATGTGATTTGGAGAAACCGGATACGATTGGATTGGCTTTAGGCAATGCATCAACAGTGATATGTACCATTGGTGCCAGTGAGAAGGAAGTTTTTGACATCACTGGACCCTTTCGGATAGATTATCAGGCCACCAAAAATCTAATCGATGCTG CAACTGTTGCCAAAGTAAATCACTTCACATTGGTTACTTCACTGGGAACGAACAAAATTGGCTTCCCTGCAGCTATCCTCAA TTTGTTTTGGGGAGTCCTTGTTTGGAAAAGGAAGGCAGAAGAAGCACTGGTGGCCAGTGGACTTCCATACACA ATAGTGAGACCTGGAGGTATGGAGCGGCCTACAGATGCTTTCAAGGAAACTCATAATATAACCCTGTCAACAGAAGATACTTTATTTGGGGGTCTGGTGTCAAACCTTCAG ATTGCTGAACTCTTGGCAGTCATAGCCAAGAATCGTGATCTATCATATTGTAAAATAGTGGAGGCAATTGCAGAGACAACTGCACCGCTGACTCCCATGGAGGAACTTCTTGCAAAGATACCTTCTCAACGTCCTTACATTTCTTCTCCCAAG AAACCAGACATTCCAGCACCCAGTATTCCAGAACCCCCTGCCAATGTTGTGACAGTGGAACCTAGTATTGCCACCGAGCAAGAAGCTTCACAACCTAAACCAGTGGCAACACAGCCACTTTCTCCCTATACTGC TTATGATGATTTAAAGCCACCAACATCTCCTACTCCATCTCAGCCCGGTGGTGAGAAACAAGCTAAGATCAGTGAGACAGTGCCAAAACCAAGTGTTTCGGATACTCCAAGTAGTGTGCCAGGAGTAGATGGCATCACTCAGGCAACATCTTCACCCAAAGTGGAGAAGCCTCTTTCTCCTTATGTAGC ATATCCTGACTTAAAACCTCCCACTTCACCATCTCCTAATGCACCAGTTGTATCAGTTTCCACATCTGCTGCAGATGGTGTGCCACAGATAGACACAATATCAAGTAATGGAACACCACAACTTTCAACACCAGATGAACCGAAGGAGGAACATCTCCCCGAACCCAAGTCAAGACCACTGTCACCTTATACGAT GTATGAGGACTTGAAGCCTCCTGCATCACCATCACCTTCCTTCAGAAATTCCTAG
- the LOC108340602 gene encoding probable E3 ubiquitin-protein ligase ARI1 isoform X4, which translates to MEMLSVREQHARTLLIYHRWDVEKLFAVYVDKGKAFLFGEAGVTVDEHPDSDSSVPSTVMCYICMEDVARVETTRMDCGHCFCNSCWIEHFIVKINEGQSKRIRCMQHKCNSICDEAVVRTLLSRKHPDMAEKYERFLLESYIEDNKRVKWCPSTPHCGNAIRVEDDELCEVECSCGLQFCFRCLSEAHSPCSCLMWELWAKKCRDESETVNWITVHTKPCPKCHKPVEKNGGCNLVSCICGQAFCWLCGGATGREHTWSSIAGHSCGRYKEQEKTAERAKRDLYRYMHYHNRYKAHTDSFKIESKLKETIQGKIAISEEKDSTLRDYSWVNNGLSRLFRSRRVLSYSYAFAFYMFGDELFKEEMTEAQREIKQNLFEDQQQQLEANVEKLSKILEEPFETFSDDKVVEIRMQILNLSTIIDKLCQKMYECIENDLLGSLHLGIHSIAPYKSKGIERASELSVCWNNKVNTGVTAELDRPSGSGSSDDNGCSSRKRARKDGVGGGFFDLNLPAEFVDRN; encoded by the exons ATGGAGATGCTATCGGTAAGAGAGCAACACGCTCGTACACTGCTAATTTATCATCGTTGGGATGTGGAGAAGTTGTTTGCAGTATATGTAGACAAGGGGAAAGCATTTCTCTTTGGTGAGGCTGGTGTTACTGTGGATGAACATCCCGACTCTGACTCATCCGTTCCTTCTACAGTAATGTGCTACATCTGCATGGAGGATGTTGCTAGGGTCGAAACAACAAGAATGGATTGTGGTCATTGCTTTTGCAACTCCT GTTGGATTGAgcattttattgttaaaataaatgagGGTCAAAGTAAACGTATTAGATGCATGCAACACAAGTGCAATTCCATATGTGATGAAGCTGTGGTTAGAACGCTACTCAGTAGAAAGCACCCTGATATGGCAGAGAAATATGAACGCtttcttcttgaatcttacaTTGAAGACAATAAAAGAGTTAAATGGTGTCCCAGTACACCTCATTGTGGGAATGCAATACGGGTTGAGGATGATGAATTGTGTGAGGTAGAATGTTCATGTGGTTTACAGTTTTGTTTTAGGTGCTTGTCAGAAGCACACTCACCTTGTTCATGCCTGATGTGGGAGCTTTGGGCTAAGAAGTGTCGAGATGAGTCAGAAACTGTTAATTGGATAACCGTTCATACAAAACCATGCCCAAAGTGTCACAAACCAGTGGAGAAGAATGGTGGTTGTAACTTGGTTAGCTGTATCTGTGGTCAAGCATTTTG TTGGTTGTGCGGTGGAGCTACTGGCCGAGAGCATACTTGGTCAAGTATAGCTGGTCATAGCTGTGGTCGCTACAAAGAGCAAGAAAAAACGGCAGAACGTGCAAAGAGGGATCTATATCGGTATATGCATTATCATAACCGGTATAAAGCTCACACAGACTCCTTTAAGATTGAAAGCAAACTGAAAGAAACTATACAAGGGAAGATTGCCATTTCAGAAGAAAAAGATTCTACACTCAGAGATTATAGCTGGGTAAATAATGGTCTCTCCAGACTTTTCAGATCTAGGAGAGTCCTATCCTATTCATATGCTTTTGCATTTTATATGTTTGGAGATGAGCTTTTTAAGGAAGAAATGACAGAAGCTCAAAGGGAAATAAAACAGAATTTATTTGAAGATCAACAGCAGCAGCTCGAGGCAAATGTTGAAAAGCTCTCTAAAATTTTGGAGGAACCTTTTGAAACCTTTTCAGATGATAAGGTTGTGGAGATAAGAATGCAGATTCTCAACCTCTCAACAATTATTGATAAGCTTTGTCAAAAAAT GTATGAGTGCATCGAGAATGATTTATTGGGTTCTCTCCATCTTGGCATTCATAGTATCGCTCCATACAAGTCAAAGGGCATCGAGAGGGCTTCAGAACTTTCAGTTTGCTGGAACAATAAAGTAAATACTG GTGTAACAGCAGAACTTGATCGGCCTTCGGGATCAGGGAGTTCAGATGATAATGGATGCTCTTCTCGTAAACGTGCTAGAAAAGATGGTGTTGGAGGTGGTTTTTTTGATCTAAACTTGCCAGCAGAGTTTGTAGACAGAAATTGA
- the LOC108340602 gene encoding probable E3 ubiquitin-protein ligase ARI2 isoform X2: MTDISGYCGLVGFCDSIIIFFWVITKESLLVAQREDLRRVMEMLSVREQHARTLLIYHRWDVEKLFAVYVDKGKAFLFGEAGVTVDEHPDSDSSVPSTVMCYICMEDVARVETTRMDCGHCFCNSCWIEHFIVKINEGQSKRIRCMQHKCNSICDEAVVRTLLSRKHPDMAEKYERFLLESYIEDNKRVKWCPSTPHCGNAIRVEDDELCEVECSCGLQFCFRCLSEAHSPCSCLMWELWAKKCRDESETVNWITVHTKPCPKCHKPVEKNGGCNLVSCICGQAFCWLCGGATGREHTWSSIAGHSCGRYKEQEKTAERAKRDLYRYMHYHNRYKAHTDSFKIESKLKETIQGKIAISEEKDSTLRDYSWVNNGLSRLFRSRRVLSYSYAFAFYMFGDELFKEEMTEAQREIKQNLFEDQQQQLEANVEKLSKILEEPFETFSDDKVVEIRMQILNLSTIIDKLCQKMYECIENDLLGSLHLGIHSIAPYKSKGIERASELSVCWNNKVNTGVTAELDRPSGSGSSDDNGCSSRKRARKDGVGGGFFDLNLPAEFVDRN, encoded by the exons ATGACTGACATCTCAGGTTACTGTGGGTTGGTTGGGTTCTGTGAttctatcattatttttttttgg GTGATTACTAAGGAATCACTTTTGGTTGCACAG AGGGAGGATTTGCGCAGAGTAATGGAGATGCTATCGGTAAGAGAGCAACACGCTCGTACACTGCTAATTTATCATCGTTGGGATGTGGAGAAGTTGTTTGCAGTATATGTAGACAAGGGGAAAGCATTTCTCTTTGGTGAGGCTGGTGTTACTGTGGATGAACATCCCGACTCTGACTCATCCGTTCCTTCTACAGTAATGTGCTACATCTGCATGGAGGATGTTGCTAGGGTCGAAACAACAAGAATGGATTGTGGTCATTGCTTTTGCAACTCCT GTTGGATTGAgcattttattgttaaaataaatgagGGTCAAAGTAAACGTATTAGATGCATGCAACACAAGTGCAATTCCATATGTGATGAAGCTGTGGTTAGAACGCTACTCAGTAGAAAGCACCCTGATATGGCAGAGAAATATGAACGCtttcttcttgaatcttacaTTGAAGACAATAAAAGAGTTAAATGGTGTCCCAGTACACCTCATTGTGGGAATGCAATACGGGTTGAGGATGATGAATTGTGTGAGGTAGAATGTTCATGTGGTTTACAGTTTTGTTTTAGGTGCTTGTCAGAAGCACACTCACCTTGTTCATGCCTGATGTGGGAGCTTTGGGCTAAGAAGTGTCGAGATGAGTCAGAAACTGTTAATTGGATAACCGTTCATACAAAACCATGCCCAAAGTGTCACAAACCAGTGGAGAAGAATGGTGGTTGTAACTTGGTTAGCTGTATCTGTGGTCAAGCATTTTG TTGGTTGTGCGGTGGAGCTACTGGCCGAGAGCATACTTGGTCAAGTATAGCTGGTCATAGCTGTGGTCGCTACAAAGAGCAAGAAAAAACGGCAGAACGTGCAAAGAGGGATCTATATCGGTATATGCATTATCATAACCGGTATAAAGCTCACACAGACTCCTTTAAGATTGAAAGCAAACTGAAAGAAACTATACAAGGGAAGATTGCCATTTCAGAAGAAAAAGATTCTACACTCAGAGATTATAGCTGGGTAAATAATGGTCTCTCCAGACTTTTCAGATCTAGGAGAGTCCTATCCTATTCATATGCTTTTGCATTTTATATGTTTGGAGATGAGCTTTTTAAGGAAGAAATGACAGAAGCTCAAAGGGAAATAAAACAGAATTTATTTGAAGATCAACAGCAGCAGCTCGAGGCAAATGTTGAAAAGCTCTCTAAAATTTTGGAGGAACCTTTTGAAACCTTTTCAGATGATAAGGTTGTGGAGATAAGAATGCAGATTCTCAACCTCTCAACAATTATTGATAAGCTTTGTCAAAAAAT GTATGAGTGCATCGAGAATGATTTATTGGGTTCTCTCCATCTTGGCATTCATAGTATCGCTCCATACAAGTCAAAGGGCATCGAGAGGGCTTCAGAACTTTCAGTTTGCTGGAACAATAAAGTAAATACTG GTGTAACAGCAGAACTTGATCGGCCTTCGGGATCAGGGAGTTCAGATGATAATGGATGCTCTTCTCGTAAACGTGCTAGAAAAGATGGTGTTGGAGGTGGTTTTTTTGATCTAAACTTGCCAGCAGAGTTTGTAGACAGAAATTGA